In one window of Niallia sp. Man26 DNA:
- a CDS encoding GNAT family N-acetyltransferase — MSEDIFRIATKEDAPAFLELLSSAFKSVGELGINWPSTRATLEMVTENIVNSTAVVMERDGRLISTITIRFPWESKTPVSGYPFVWWFATAPDLSGQGIGNKLLDYVENTLLRDTFKAPAFTLGTSGKKHPWLLEMYKRKGYKEYFQHENDGDIGVLMYKVLIPERFDKSILGTPPFVDAKAEKTSV, encoded by the coding sequence ATGAGTGAAGATATCTTTCGAATTGCAACAAAAGAAGATGCCCCAGCATTTCTAGAATTATTGTCCAGTGCATTCAAGTCGGTTGGAGAATTAGGCATCAACTGGCCTTCCACAAGAGCCACGCTTGAAATGGTTACGGAAAATATCGTTAATTCCACAGCTGTCGTCATGGAACGGGACGGCAGACTTATCTCAACAATTACAATCCGCTTTCCTTGGGAAAGTAAAACTCCTGTATCAGGCTACCCGTTTGTTTGGTGGTTTGCGACAGCACCCGATTTAAGCGGACAAGGAATAGGCAATAAATTATTGGACTATGTAGAAAACACTCTGCTGCGTGACACATTTAAGGCTCCTGCCTTTACCCTTGGTACATCCGGCAAAAAGCATCCTTGGCTATTGGAAATGTACAAACGGAAAGGCTACAAGGAATATTTCCAGCATGAAAACGATGGAGACATCGGAGTACTGATGTATAAAGTGTTAATACCAGAACGCTTTGATAAGAGTATTCTCGGAACTCCGCCGTTTGTGGACGCTAAAGCTGAAAAGACTTCTGTATAA
- a CDS encoding amino acid ABC transporter permease, translating into MGEFFKWEYVVSLFPKVLSALPTTLLIVLIATLIGAAVGLLIAYLRIEKVPVLNQLCILYISFVRGTPILVQMFIVFYGLPSLLGAMGIDLSQWDKIYFIYITYGLNTAAFFSEIFRSAILSVPASQYEAAASIGLTKGQTYRRVLIPQASKIAMPSLGASIINLLQDTSLAFSLGILDVMGKVQTLGALYYRVMEGYFIAAVIFVVLSIGLEQLFGVLEKKYRYPKRSKKSIRTPILTNGKKLLLMPNGKNKVN; encoded by the coding sequence ATGGGAGAGTTTTTTAAATGGGAATACGTAGTTTCCCTCTTCCCTAAAGTGTTAAGTGCTCTTCCGACAACCTTATTGATTGTATTGATTGCCACACTGATTGGAGCTGCTGTAGGCTTACTAATTGCGTATCTGCGTATAGAAAAGGTGCCTGTACTCAATCAACTTTGTATCCTATATATTTCCTTCGTAAGAGGAACACCGATATTAGTGCAAATGTTTATCGTTTTCTATGGTCTACCAAGCTTGCTTGGGGCCATGGGAATTGATCTTTCTCAATGGGATAAAATCTATTTTATTTATATAACTTACGGATTAAATACGGCAGCATTCTTTTCTGAAATTTTCCGTTCTGCCATATTGAGTGTGCCTGCATCACAATATGAAGCAGCTGCCTCGATTGGATTGACGAAAGGACAGACATATCGAAGAGTGCTTATACCGCAGGCGAGCAAGATTGCGATGCCAAGTCTCGGTGCCTCCATCATTAATCTTTTGCAGGACACTTCTCTTGCCTTTTCTTTAGGGATATTAGATGTAATGGGCAAGGTGCAGACTTTAGGAGCTTTATACTACCGAGTTATGGAAGGTTATTTCATTGCTGCCGTTATTTTTGTCGTATTGAGCATTGGATTAGAGCAATTATTTGGTGTTCTCGAGAAGAAATATCGTTACCCGAAACGAAGCAAAA